A genome region from Aphelocoma coerulescens isolate FSJ_1873_10779 chromosome Z unlocalized genomic scaffold, UR_Acoe_1.0 ChrZ, whole genome shotgun sequence includes the following:
- the MAPK4 gene encoding mitogen-activated protein kinase 4 yields the protein MAEKCDCIASMYGYDLGCRFVNFRPLGFGANGLVLSALDSRSCRKVAVKKLTLGDARSMKHAFREIKIIRRLDHENIVKVYEVLGPKGANLRGDFFKFNMVYIVQEYMETDLARLLEQGKLAEEHAKLFMYQLLRGLKYIHSANVLHRDLKPANIFISTEDLVLKIGDFGLARIVDQHYSHKGYLSEGLVTKWYRSPRLLLSPNNYTKAIDMWAAGCILAEMLTGRMLFAGGHELEQMQLILETIPVIHQEDKEELLKVMPMFINSTWEVRKPLRKLLPEVDSEAIDFLEKILTFNPMDRLTAEMGLQHPYMSPYSCPEDEPVSQHPFRIEDEIDDILLMEANQSQMSNWDRYHISLSSDLDWRHDKHHDMDEVQRDPRAGSESTAEEAQVDPRKYSQSSSERFLELSHSSMDRVFDADCGKSCDYKVGSPSYLDKLLWRDSKPHHYSEPKLILDLSHWKRATIAPTAELSLEEEPSNLFLEIAQWVKSTQVGLECPSALPEIQERSLPSSPRRLHKEPAEVNSETDPEFDLDVFISRALKLCTKPEDLPDNKLNEINGACISEHPGDIVQAEVYQKERW from the exons ATGGCGGAGAAGTGCGACTGCATCGCCAGCATGTACGGCTACGACCTGGGCTGTCGCTTCGTGAACTTCCGCCCGCTGGGCTTCGGGGCCAACGGGCTGGTGCTGTCAGCCCTGGACAGCCGCAGCTGCCGCAAGGTGGCCGTGAAGAAGCTGACGCTGGGCGACGCGCGCAGCATGAAGCACGCCTTCCGCGAGATCAAGATCATCCGCCGCCTCGACCACGAGAACATCGTCAAGGTCTACGAGGTGCTGGGCCCCAAGGGCGCCAACCTCCGCGGGGACTTCTTCAAGTTCAACATGGTGTACATCGTGCAGGAGTACATGGAGACGGACCTGGCgcggctgctggagcagggcaagcTGGCCGAGGAGCACGCCAAGCTCTTCATGTACCAGCTGCTGCGCGGGCTCAAGTACATCCACTCGGCCAACGTCCTGCACCGCGACCTCAAGCCGGCCAACATCTTCATCAGCACGGAGGACCTGGTGCTGAAGATCGGCGACTTCGGCCTGGCCAGGATCGTGGACCAGCACTACTCGCACAAG GGTTACCTGTCTGAGGGCTTGGTGACGAAGTGGTACCGCTCCCCCCGGCTCCTGCTCTCGCCCAACAACTACACCAAAGCCATCGACATGTGGGCAGCGGGCTGCATCCTGGCTGAGATGCTGACCGGAAGGATGCTCTTCGCCG GGGGCCACGAGCTGGAGCAGATGCAGCTGATTCTGGAGACAATCCCCGTTATCCACCAGGAGGACaaagaggagctgctgaaggtgATGCCCATGTTCATCAACAGCACGTGGGAAGTGCGGAAGCCGCTGCGCAAGCTGCTGCCCGAGGTGGACAGCGAAG CTATTGATTTTCTGGAGAAAATACTGACATTTAACCCCATGGATCGATTAACGGCCGAGATGGGCCTGCAGCACCCTTACATGAGCCCGTACTCCTGCCCCGAGGATGAGCCCGTGTCTCAGCACCCGTTCCGGATCGAGGACGAGATTGATGATATCCTGCTGATGGAAGCCAACCAGAGCCAGATGTCCAACTGGGACAG GTACCACATCAGCCTCTCCTCCGACCTGGACTGGAGACACGACAAGCACCACGACATGGACGAGGTCCAGCGGGACCCCCGCGCGGGTTCTGAGTCCACCGCCGAGGAAGCACAGGTTGACCCACGGAAATACTCCCAGAGCAGCTCGGAGAGGTTCTTGGAGCTGTCCCACTCATCCATGGACCGAGTATTTGATGCTGATTGTGGGAAATCGTGTGATTACAAAGTGGGGTCGCCTTCCTACTTGGACAAATTGCTGTGGAGGGACAGTAAGCCCCACCACTACTCTGAGCCCAAGCTAATCCTAGATTTATCCCACTGGAAACGGGCAACCATAGCGCCCACAGCTGAGCTGTCGCTGGAAGAGGAACCCtccaacctcttcctggagatTGCTCAGTGGGTGAAGAGCACGCAGGTGGGGCTGGAGTGTCCCAGTGCTCTGCCGGAGATCCAGGAGCGGAGCCTGCCCTCGTCTCCGCGCCGTCTGCACAAGGAACCCGCCGAGGTGAACAGTGAGACCGACCCCGAGTTTGACCTGGACGTCTTCATCTCCAGGGCGCTGAAACTTTGCACAAAACCCGAGGATCTTCCAGACAACAAGCTCAACGAGATCAACGGGGCCTGCATCTCCGAGCACCCCGGGGACATTGTTCAGGCAGAGGTGTACCAGAAGGAGCGGTGGTGA